The genomic DNA GATGTACTCAGCCGCTTTGATTTCTGCATCGCCACCGATTTCACCGATCATCAGGATCGATTCTGTCTCTGGGTCGTTTTCGAACATTTCGAGCAAGTCGATAAAGTTCGTGCCGATGATGGGGTCTCCACCGATTCCGACAGCGGTCGACTGGCCCAGGTTCAGGTTTCCGAGTTGCCAGGCTGCTTCGTAGGTGAGTGTTCCACTTTTGCTGATCAGGCCGACAGTCCCCGGTTGGTGAATGTAGCCGGGCATGATGCCGATTTTGGCGACACTGGGAGTGATGATCCCAGGGCAGTTGGGGCCGATGAGGCGAACTTCTGGGCGAGTCGCCAGAAATTTGTCGACTCTCGACATATCGAGAACCGGAACACCTTCGGTGATCGCCACAATCAATCGAATTCCAGCATCGGCAGCTTCCATAATGGCATCAGCACAGAATGGAGGGGGAACGAAAATGAGTGAGGTATTCGCACCAGTTTTTTCAATCGCTTCCGCAACAGAATCGAAAACCGGGAACCCATCGACCTCTTCACCACCTTTGCCTGGCGTCACTCCGCCGACCATGACAGCTTCGCCGGGGCGATGCTCTTCAGCATATTCACGGCATTTTTGTGAGTGAAACAGGCCAGCACGGCCTGTGATTCCCTGTGTGATGATCTTCGTTGAACGATCGACTAAAATTGACATCGAATTGATATTCTCGGTTCTGGCGGTGAAACAACTGTCACGAGGAGCAAAATCCCCCTTACTCCCGAATTTCCCTAGACGCTACCCTCTAGCCCCTAGACCTTTGGCAAAGTTTAGAAGACCATCGACTCTGACGGAAGCCAAGCGGATTCAGGCTCTCGCAAACAGATGCACGTTTGTTGGTTTGAAATCCATTTTTAAGACTTCGGCCTTTTCTTTCATAGCAATAAAACGAAAAAAACGCAGCGAAACGTCCACGCAGTCACTGACCAACTGAGTGAGAGGCCCGGAGAGCAAACTGAGTCCGTCCGTGGTGGTGTTCGTTTTTCAAGATCTTCACCAATCATAATTTCATAGAACCCTTTCAGCAGTTGCCTGCTGCACGACCATTTTGAGTTTCATGTCTGATTCAATCGAAATACAACCTGTTTCATCACCGGTTTGCGGCTCAATTCGGCCTCCGGGATCGAAGAGCCTCACAAACCGCGCGCTCATGATCGCCGCACTCGCCGACGGTACTACAACACTCACCGGAGTACTCGATAGCGTCGATACCCAAGTGATGGCAAATGCTCTCGGTCAACTCGGAATTCTGGTTGAGACCGATTTCGCGAACCAGTCCATCACCGTTCAAGGGGCCGGTGGAAAGATTCCTGCTGCCAAAGCGGATCTATGGTGCGAAAATAGTGGGACCAGTATTCGATTTCTCACAGCCTTGTGTGCCATCGGAAATGGAACATATCGGCTCGATGGAAACGAACGAATGCGCGAGCGCCCCATCGCTCCGCTTGTGGCCGCCTTGGCGAACGCTGGCATTGAAGCTACTTGTGAGCTCACAAATGATTGCCCTCCGGTCGTTATCAAGACAAACGGATTGAACGCGGATGTGATTGAAGTTTCAGGAGCAATTTCGAGTCAATACCTCAGCGGCTTGCTGATGATGGCTCCCGCTGCCCAATGCGACATCACGATTCGTGTCGTTGGAGAACTTGTCTCACGCCCTTACATCGATATGACCCTCGAAGTGATGCGCTCCTTCGGTGCGGTCATTGAAGAACCTGAACCGAATCAGTTTCGCGTGAAGGCGACCGGTTACACTGGTCGCGAGTACGACATCGAGCCGGATGCCTCCGCTGCAAGTTATTTCTTCGCAGTCGCTGCGATTACTGGAGGAGAAGTCACGGTTGAAGGACTGCATCGAAACGCACTTCAAGGTGACGTCGGCTTTGTTGATGCACTCGTTGAGATGGGCTGCGGAGCGAAGTGGAATACGAATTCCATCACCGTGATCGGCAAGCCACTCAAGGGAATCGATATCGACATGAACACCATCAGCGACACGGCTCAAACATTGGCCTGTGTTGCACCGTTCGCTGAAGGAACGACACGCATTCG from Thalassoglobus polymorphus includes the following:
- the sucD gene encoding succinate--CoA ligase subunit alpha, with the protein product MSILVDRSTKIITQGITGRAGLFHSQKCREYAEEHRPGEAVMVGGVTPGKGGEEVDGFPVFDSVAEAIEKTGANTSLIFVPPPFCADAIMEAADAGIRLIVAITEGVPVLDMSRVDKFLATRPEVRLIGPNCPGIITPSVAKIGIMPGYIHQPGTVGLISKSGTLTYEAAWQLGNLNLGQSTAVGIGGDPIIGTNFIDLLEMFENDPETESILMIGEIGGDAEIKAAEYIKDHVTKPVAAFIAGKTAPPGKRMGHAGAIISGGSGTAEEKIAALEAAGVEVAESPADMGTAMQRAIEKRS
- the aroA gene encoding 3-phosphoshikimate 1-carboxyvinyltransferase, which gives rise to MSDSIEIQPVSSPVCGSIRPPGSKSLTNRALMIAALADGTTTLTGVLDSVDTQVMANALGQLGILVETDFANQSITVQGAGGKIPAAKADLWCENSGTSIRFLTALCAIGNGTYRLDGNERMRERPIAPLVAALANAGIEATCELTNDCPPVVIKTNGLNADVIEVSGAISSQYLSGLLMMAPAAQCDITIRVVGELVSRPYIDMTLEVMRSFGAVIEEPEPNQFRVKATGYTGREYDIEPDASAASYFFAVAAITGGEVTVEGLHRNALQGDVGFVDALVEMGCGAKWNTNSITVIGKPLKGIDIDMNTISDTAQTLACVAPFAEGTTRIRNVAHNRVKETDRIQAVVDELQRAGINAEEHEDGMTIHPGSPQSTTIHTYDDHRMAMSFALLGLKSPGISIADPGCTSKTYPHYFEDLERLCRGVQ